The Streptomyces sp. NBC_00236 DNA window GAGGAACTCCCGTACCAGCGCCTCGCCGAGAAGCTGCCCGGCGGCCTCCCGCCCAACTTCCGTCTCGTGTACGGGCACATGGGCGAGGTCCTGGACCGCACCGACCTGCTGGTCACCGTCTCCTCGACCGCCGCCCTGGAGTCCCTGCACCGGCGCATCCCCACCGCCGTCCTCACCGACCTCGGGGTCCGCGAGACCCTCGGCAACCACCACTTCATCGGCTCCGGCCTGCTCACCTCCTGGGACCACCTCGACGGCGGCGCCCACCCGGAGCCCGACAAGGAGTGGCTGGCCGGACAGGGCGTCGCCGCCGACGGCACCTACGCCACGGCCTACGACACCGCCCGCGCCAGGGTCACCGCCCTGCTCGCGCAGGACCGGCTGCCGGACCTCGCGCCCTACTACACACCCGCCACCGCCCCCGGCTACCTCCCGGGCATCCTCGCCCGCCACCACCTGGCCCCCGATGGCCATCCGCTGCCGGGCGCCGCCGAGCCCCGGGAGACCGGCCGGGTCAGGGGAGCGGTGCGCGAGGCGGTCCGCGACGCGGCCCGGGGCGCGTACCGCCACGGCGTCCAGCGGGTCGCCCCGGTCATCCGACGGATGGGCGAGCTGTGAACACCACCGCCAAGTCACCCAATGGAGCAGCGATGACGCAGCCCACCCAGCAGCCCGCCAAGCCGCTCGCCAAGCAGCCCACCGTGCTGGCCGTGATCCCCGCCCGTGGCGGATCCAAGGGCGTACCCGCCAAGAACCTCGCCCAGGTCGGCGGCGTCCCGCTCGTCGTCCGCGCGGTCCGCGCCTGCCTCGCGTCGAGCGAGGTGACGGACGTCGTCGTGACGACCGACGCCCCCGCCCTCGCCGAGACCGCGCGGGCCGCCGCCGAAGTGCTCGGCGAGAGCGGCCGGCTGCACTGCGTCCAGCGCCCCGAAGCCATCGCGGGCGACACCGCGACCAGCGAGGCCGCCGTCCTGCACGCGCTGGACCGCTACGAGGCGGAGCACGGCAAGACCGTGGACGTGGTGCTGCTCGTCCAGTGCACCAGCCCCTTCATCGCCCGCGAGGACATCGACGGCGTCGCCGCCGCGGTCGCCCGGGAAGGCGCCGACACGGCCGTCACCGTCGCCCCGTTCCATGGCTTCCTGTGGCGCGACGGCAGCGCGGTCGAGGACCACAACTACGGCGTCAACCACGACAAGAAGGTCCGCCCCCGTCGCCAGGACCGCCCCGAGGACCTCCTCGAAACGGGCGCCGCCTACGCGATGGACGCGGCCGGATTCCGTACCCACCGCCACCGCTTCTTCGGCCACACCGCGCTGGTGCGCACCGACCCCGCCCGCGTCCTGGAGATCGACGACCCGCACGACCTGGCCCGGGCCCGCGCCCTGGCCCCGCTCCTGGACCCGGCTCGGCTGCCCACCCGCGAGGACATCGACGCGGTCGTCCTCGACTTCGACGGCACCCAGACCGACGACCGGGTCCTCATCGACTCCGACGGCCGCGAGACCGTCGCCGTCCACCGGGGCGACGGGCTCGGCATCGCCGCCCTGCGCAAGGCGGGCGTCCCCCTCCTGATCCTCTCCACGGAACAGAACCCGGTCGTCGCCGCCCGCGCCCACAAGCTCCGCGTCCCCGTCCTGCACGGCATCGACCGCAAGGACCTCGCGCTCAAGCAGTGGTGCGACGAGCAGTCCATCGCCCCCGAACGCGTCCTGTACGTCGGCAACGACGTCAACGACCTCCCCTGCTTCGCACTCGCCGGCTGGCCCGTGGCCGTCGCGAGCGCGCACGACTCGGTACGCGCCGCGGCGCGCGCCGTGACGAAAACCCCCGGCGGCTTCGGCGCCATCCGCGAGATCGCGGCCTGGCTGCTCGGCCCCACCCTGACCGCTCCTTCCGCAAGCACCCCCCTCCCCAAGTAAGGAAACGCACCATGAGCACCTCCCGACTGCGCACCCTCGGCAGCCGCACCGCCGGCCCCGGCCACCCCGTCTACGTCACCGGCGAGATCGGCATCAACCACAACGGCGACCTCGACAACGCCATCAAGCTGATCGACGTGGCCGCCGAGGCCGGCTGCGACGCCGTCAAGTTCCAGAAGCGCACCCCGGAGATCTGCACCCCGCGCGACCAGTGGGACATCGAGCGCGACACCCCCTGGGGCCGCATGACGTACATCGACTACCGCCACCGCGTCGAGTTCGGCGAGACCGAGTACCGGGCCATCTCCGAGCACTGCGCCGAGCGCGGCATCGACTGGTTCGCCTCCCCGTGGGACACCGAGGCCGTCGCCTTCCTGGAGAAGTTCGACGTCCCCGCGCACAAGGTCGCCTCCGCCTCCCTCACCGACGACGAGCTGCTGCGCTCCCTGCGCGCCACCGGCCGCACGGTGATCCTCTCCACCGGCATGTCGACCCCGCGCCAGATCCGCCACGCGGTCGAGGTCCTCGGCTCGGACAACATCCTGCTCTGCCACGCCACGTCGACGTACCCGGCCAAGGCCGAGGAGCTGAACCTCCGCGTCATCAACACCCTCCAGCAGGAGTACCCCAACGTCCCGATCGGCTACAGCGGCCACGAGACGGGCCTGCAGACGACCCTCGCAGCCGTCGCGCTCGGCGCCGCGTTCGTCGAGCGCCACATCACCCTCGACCGCGCCATGTGGGGCTCCGACCAGGCCGCGTCCGTCGAGCCGCAGGGCCTGACCCGCCTGGTCCGCGACATCCGCACCATCGAGGCGTCCCTCGGCGACGGCGTCAAGAAGGTGTACGAGTCGGAGCTCGGCCCGATGAAGAAGCTCCGCCGGGTCCCGGGCGTCGTGGCAGAGAGCGGCGAGACGGCCCCGGCCGCCGAGCCGGTCGCGGTCTGACGGGCAGACCGGTGAACCTCGCCTTCGTCGAGAGCCCGGTCCAGCTCCTGAACGTCCTGGAGTGGGCCTACACAGAGGGAGGCGGCGGCCGTGTCGTCGCGGACGTCACCGTCGTCGTCCTCCCTCCGGTCGACCCGATGTCGCGCGGTCAGCTGCGCCGGATGGCGGAGCTGGCCCGCGACGAGGGCATCACCGTGCGCTGGCAGGAGGCGCGCGGCGACTCGGGCACCCCCCTGAAGTCGCTGCGCGCCCTGACCCGGCTCGTACGCAACGCCGACCACATCGTCATCGGGGACCCGTTCTCCCGCTACGTACAACTGCTGCTCTCCCTGGTCCGCCCCCGCCGGCTCACCGTGGTCGACGACGGCACCGCCACCATGGAGTTCGTCGCCCTGCTGACCCGCGGCGAGCGCCTGGTGCGCTGGCACCGCCGCGGCGGCTCCGGCCCCCGCGACCTGGCCCTGGCCCCGGTCTCCGCGACCGCCCGGCGCCGCTTCACACCGTCCGCGGCGCGCGAGGTCGAGCTCTTCACCGCGATGCCGGTGATCCCGCCGCCCGGCATCACCCTCATCCCCAACACCTTCTCCTGGACCCGCTCCCGCTTCGGCCCGCCGCTGCTCACCAAGGGTGCGGACCTGGTCGGCACCTCACTGGTCGAGACGGGCGTGGTCGACCGCGCTCAGTACCTGGAGGCGGTCGCCGCCCTGGCCCGTACGCACGGCGCCACCCGCTACTTCGCCCACCGCCGCGAGTCCACCGAGAAGCTCCACGCCCTGGAGGCCGCCACCGGCCTGGAGATCGTCCGCCCCGACCTCCCCCTGGAACTCATCGCCCGCCGCGGCCCGATCGGCCGCACGGTGCTGAGCTTCCCCTCCACGGTCGTCCACACCCTCCCGCTGGCCCTCGCCGGCACCGAGGTGAAGGTCGCGGTCTGCGACATCGCCCCGGAATGGCTCCGCGAAACGGCGTCCCCGAGGGCCCAGGGCTTCCTCGCCGGTGTCACGGAGACGGCACGCGACGTGCAGCGGCTGGCGCCGTGGCGGGCCACGGCGGTGACTACGGAGGCGTGAGCCCGAAGGGGCCGGCCGCATCCTCCGGCCACCCGTCGGAGTCATCGGCGATGTGGGTCTGCCCCCCGAGCGAACCGCGCCCGGTCCGCTCCACCGGGGCCGACAGCGGCACGTACGTGGGCCTCAGCCCCGGCGGCAGTTCGGACTGCCGCCCGAACACCAGGACATCGCCCGGGTCGATGCAG harbors:
- a CDS encoding N-acetylneuraminate synthase family protein is translated as MSTSRLRTLGSRTAGPGHPVYVTGEIGINHNGDLDNAIKLIDVAAEAGCDAVKFQKRTPEICTPRDQWDIERDTPWGRMTYIDYRHRVEFGETEYRAISEHCAERGIDWFASPWDTEAVAFLEKFDVPAHKVASASLTDDELLRSLRATGRTVILSTGMSTPRQIRHAVEVLGSDNILLCHATSTYPAKAEELNLRVINTLQQEYPNVPIGYSGHETGLQTTLAAVALGAAFVERHITLDRAMWGSDQAASVEPQGLTRLVRDIRTIEASLGDGVKKVYESELGPMKKLRRVPGVVAESGETAPAAEPVAV
- a CDS encoding acylneuraminate cytidylyltransferase, with product MTQPTQQPAKPLAKQPTVLAVIPARGGSKGVPAKNLAQVGGVPLVVRAVRACLASSEVTDVVVTTDAPALAETARAAAEVLGESGRLHCVQRPEAIAGDTATSEAAVLHALDRYEAEHGKTVDVVLLVQCTSPFIAREDIDGVAAAVAREGADTAVTVAPFHGFLWRDGSAVEDHNYGVNHDKKVRPRRQDRPEDLLETGAAYAMDAAGFRTHRHRFFGHTALVRTDPARVLEIDDPHDLARARALAPLLDPARLPTREDIDAVVLDFDGTQTDDRVLIDSDGRETVAVHRGDGLGIAALRKAGVPLLILSTEQNPVVAARAHKLRVPVLHGIDRKDLALKQWCDEQSIAPERVLYVGNDVNDLPCFALAGWPVAVASAHDSVRAAARAVTKTPGGFGAIREIAAWLLGPTLTAPSASTPLPK